From Mycobacterium lacus, one genomic window encodes:
- a CDS encoding carbohydrate ABC transporter permease — translation MSDAPRRTSALAYALLAPSLFGVVAFLLLPILVVVWLSLYRWDLLGPLRYVGLANWRSVLVDSDFGDSLVVTAIFVAIVVPAQTVLGLLAAVLLARRLPGTSFFRTLYVLPWICAPLAIAVMWRWILAPTDGAVSAVLGRRIEWLTNPDLALPMVAAVVVWTNVGYVSLSFLAGLLAIPDDIHAAARTDGANAWQRFWRITLPMLRPTTFFILVTGIVSAAQIFDIVYALTGGGPQRRTDLVAHRIYAEAFGSAAIGRASVMAVVLFVILVAATFVQHQYFRRRISYDLT, via the coding sequence ATGAGCGACGCGCCACGCCGAACCAGCGCGCTGGCGTACGCGCTGCTGGCCCCCAGCCTGTTCGGCGTGGTCGCCTTCCTGTTGCTGCCGATCCTGGTCGTCGTCTGGCTAAGCCTGTACCGGTGGGACCTGCTGGGACCGCTGCGCTACGTCGGTCTGGCCAACTGGCGATCGGTGCTGGTCGACTCCGACTTCGGCGACTCGTTGGTGGTCACGGCCATCTTCGTCGCGATCGTGGTCCCGGCGCAGACGGTGCTCGGACTGCTGGCCGCGGTGCTGCTGGCGCGGCGGCTGCCGGGCACCAGCTTCTTCCGCACGCTCTACGTGCTGCCGTGGATCTGCGCCCCCCTGGCGATCGCGGTGATGTGGCGCTGGATCCTGGCGCCCACCGACGGCGCGGTCAGCGCCGTGCTGGGGCGCCGGATCGAATGGCTCACCAATCCCGACCTTGCCCTGCCGATGGTTGCGGCCGTCGTGGTCTGGACCAATGTCGGTTATGTCTCCTTGTCCTTCCTGGCTGGCCTGCTGGCGATCCCCGACGACATTCACGCGGCCGCGCGCACCGACGGCGCCAATGCCTGGCAGCGGTTCTGGCGCATCACCCTGCCCATGCTGCGGCCGACGACATTCTTCATCCTTGTCACCGGAATCGTCAGCGCCGCACAGATTTTCGATATCGTCTACGCACTGACCGGCGGCGGGCCCCAGCGCAGGACCGACCTGGTGGCCCACCGCATCTATGCCGAGGCGTTCGGTTCGGCCGCCATCGGACGGGCATCGGTGATGGCGGTGGTGTTGTTCGTCATCCTCGTCGCCGCCACCTTCGTTCAGCATCAGTACTTCCGCCGACGGATTAGCTATGACCTCACGTAG
- a CDS encoding TldD/PmbA family protein: protein MITPQHAINIVLEEAAKAGGADDTVVLVTDRMEASLRWAGNSMTTNGVAVSRSMTVISFVRQGESAFVGTVVSAEVDPSVIPGLVAASQEAARSAPEAGDAAPLLADAGEPVDWDAPVPGTGAEVFAGIAGPLSRGFRGGDRLYGFAHHSVSTTFLASSTGLRRRYTQPAGAVEINGKRGDASAWVGVGTPDFVDVPIDSLLKELSWRLGWAERTVELPAGRYETIMPPSTVADMMIHLWWSMAGRGAQEGRTAFSAPGGGTRVGERLTDLPLTLFSDPWAPGLACAPFVAVSNSSETVSVFDNGMEIGQVDWIRNGVINALAYPRAAAAKFDAPVAVAADNLVMTGGSNELADMIAGTERGLLLTTLWYIREVDPTTMLLTGLTRDGVYLIEDGEVTAAVNNFRFNESPLDLLRRATEAGVSEKTLPREWGDWVTRTSMPSLRIPDFHMSSVSQAI, encoded by the coding sequence ATGATCACGCCACAGCACGCCATCAACATCGTCCTGGAGGAAGCGGCGAAAGCAGGCGGGGCCGACGACACCGTGGTGCTGGTAACCGACCGGATGGAGGCATCGTTGCGCTGGGCGGGCAACTCGATGACCACCAACGGGGTCGCTGTGAGCCGCAGCATGACCGTGATTTCATTTGTGCGCCAAGGTGAAAGCGCTTTCGTCGGCACTGTGGTATCCGCCGAAGTGGACCCGTCGGTGATCCCGGGGCTGGTGGCGGCGTCCCAGGAAGCGGCACGCTCGGCGCCGGAGGCCGGTGACGCCGCGCCACTGCTTGCCGATGCGGGGGAGCCGGTCGATTGGGACGCGCCGGTGCCGGGCACCGGGGCCGAGGTTTTCGCCGGCATCGCCGGTCCGTTGAGTCGGGGATTCCGTGGCGGCGACCGGCTGTATGGCTTTGCGCACCACAGTGTCTCGACGACCTTCCTGGCGTCGTCGACTGGGCTGCGCCGACGTTACACCCAGCCCGCCGGTGCGGTCGAGATCAACGGCAAACGCGGCGACGCGAGCGCATGGGTGGGTGTCGGCACGCCCGATTTCGTAGACGTGCCAATCGATTCGCTGCTCAAGGAGCTGTCGTGGCGATTGGGATGGGCAGAGCGAACGGTGGAGCTGCCCGCGGGACGGTACGAGACGATCATGCCTCCGTCCACGGTGGCCGACATGATGATCCACCTCTGGTGGTCGATGGCGGGACGGGGCGCCCAGGAGGGCCGGACCGCCTTCTCGGCGCCCGGCGGTGGCACCCGGGTGGGCGAGCGGCTCACCGACTTGCCGCTGACGCTGTTCTCCGATCCGTGGGCGCCGGGCCTGGCGTGTGCGCCGTTCGTCGCGGTGAGCAACTCCTCGGAGACGGTGTCGGTGTTCGACAACGGGATGGAGATCGGCCAGGTGGATTGGATCCGCAACGGCGTGATCAACGCGCTGGCTTACCCGCGCGCCGCGGCCGCGAAGTTCGACGCGCCGGTCGCCGTCGCCGCCGACAACCTGGTGATGACCGGCGGGTCGAACGAGCTTGCCGACATGATCGCCGGCACCGAGCGCGGCCTGCTGCTGACCACGCTGTGGTACATCCGCGAGGTCGACCCCACGACGATGCTGCTCACCGGGCTGACCCGTGACGGTGTGTACCTCATCGAAGACGGCGAGGTGACCGCGGCGGTCAACAACTTCCGGTTCAACGAGAGCCCGCTGGACCTACTGCGACGGGCCACGGAGGCCGGCGTCAGCGAGAAGACCCTGCCGCGGGAATGGGGAGACTGGGTGACCCGGACGTCGATGCCGTCGCTGCGGATACCGGACTTCCACATGTCGTCGGTCAGCCAGGCGATCTAG
- a CDS encoding carbohydrate ABC transporter permease — MTSRSLSNTVIYAGLLVGAVITLLPFALGLLTSFTSAHQFATGTPLQLPRPPTLSNYTDLAGAGFGRSAAVTALMTAVILLGQLTFSVLAAYAFARLRFPGRDVLFWVYIATLMVPATVTVIPLYLMMAQLGLRNTFWALVLPFMFGSPYAIFLLREHFRLIPNDLINAARLDGANTLDVLVHVIIPSSRPVLAAITLVTVVSQWNNFMWPLVITSGRKWRVLTVATADLQSRFNAQWTLVMAATTVAIVPLMALFVAAQRHIVASIVVSGIK; from the coding sequence ATGACCTCACGTAGCTTGTCCAACACGGTGATCTACGCCGGCTTGCTGGTAGGCGCGGTAATCACGTTGCTGCCGTTTGCACTCGGTTTGTTGACATCGTTTACCTCCGCACATCAGTTTGCGACGGGTACGCCGCTGCAGCTGCCGCGCCCACCGACGTTGTCCAATTACACCGACCTGGCCGGCGCCGGCTTCGGCCGGTCGGCGGCGGTGACCGCGCTGATGACGGCGGTGATTCTGCTGGGCCAGCTGACCTTTTCGGTGCTGGCCGCTTATGCGTTCGCGCGGTTGCGGTTTCCCGGACGAGACGTGTTGTTCTGGGTCTACATCGCGACGTTGATGGTGCCGGCGACCGTCACCGTCATACCGCTGTATCTGATGATGGCCCAGCTAGGTCTGCGCAACACGTTCTGGGCATTGGTGCTCCCGTTCATGTTCGGTTCCCCGTATGCGATATTCCTGCTACGCGAACACTTTCGCCTCATTCCGAACGACTTGATCAACGCCGCGCGCCTCGACGGCGCCAACACGCTCGACGTGCTCGTGCATGTGATAATTCCGTCCAGCCGACCGGTCTTGGCCGCGATCACGCTGGTCACCGTGGTCTCGCAATGGAACAACTTCATGTGGCCGTTGGTGATCACCAGCGGTCGCAAGTGGCGGGTGCTGACGGTCGCGACGGCCGACCTGCAGTCCCGGTTCAACGCCCAGTGGACGCTGGTGATGGCGGCGACCACGGTCGCGATCGTCCCGCTGATGGCACTTTTCGTGGCTGCTCAGCGGCATATCGTCGCGTCGATCGTCGTCTCAGGGATCAAATGA
- a CDS encoding ABC transporter substrate-binding protein, whose translation MTPRFSSLVAGALVLVAVLLGATAVFMGRAGEPGGGKIVVTVRLWAEPIAAAYRQSFEAFTRTHPGIEVHTDLVSYSTYFDTLRTDVAGGSADDIFWLSNAYLAAYADSGRLMRIDRDSASDWEPAVVEQFTRSGVLWGVPQLTDAGIALFYNADLLAAAGVDPAQLDSLRWSPGGDDTLRPLLARLTIDADGHLAGTKDFEPRRVRQWGYNAGNDPQGIYLNYIGSAGGIFQRDDEFAFDNPAAIEAFRYLVALINDDHVAPPASDTNDNGDFSRNQFLAGKMALFQSGTYSLAPVARDAGFRWGVAMMPAGPKGRVSVTNGIAAAGNSASKHPDAVRRVLAWMGSRTGNAYLGRTGAAIPAVLSAQSVYFAFWAAKGVDVTPFFSVLDGPRIPAPGGSGFAAGNQALQPYFDEMFLGRGDVAATLRQAQAAANAAADR comes from the coding sequence ATGACACCGCGCTTCTCATCGCTGGTCGCCGGGGCTCTCGTGCTGGTCGCGGTGCTGTTGGGTGCGACGGCGGTGTTCATGGGCCGGGCGGGCGAACCCGGTGGCGGCAAGATCGTTGTGACCGTGCGGCTCTGGGCGGAACCAATCGCGGCGGCGTATCGGCAATCGTTCGAGGCCTTCACCCGAACGCATCCGGGCATCGAGGTGCACACCGATCTGGTGTCCTATTCCACGTACTTCGACACCCTGCGGACCGACGTCGCCGGCGGAAGCGCCGACGACATCTTCTGGCTATCCAATGCCTATCTCGCCGCCTATGCCGACAGCGGCCGGCTGATGCGCATCGATAGGGACAGCGCCTCGGACTGGGAGCCTGCCGTCGTCGAGCAGTTCACCCGCTCCGGTGTGCTGTGGGGCGTGCCGCAGCTGACCGACGCTGGCATCGCGTTGTTCTACAACGCGGATCTGCTGGCGGCGGCCGGTGTGGATCCTGCCCAGCTGGACAGCCTGCGGTGGAGTCCCGGCGGTGACGACACGTTGCGCCCCCTGCTGGCCAGGCTCACCATCGACGCCGACGGACATTTAGCGGGCACAAAGGATTTCGAACCCAGACGGGTGCGCCAGTGGGGCTACAACGCGGGCAACGATCCTCAGGGCATCTACCTCAACTACATCGGCTCCGCCGGCGGCATATTCCAGCGCGACGACGAGTTCGCATTCGATAACCCTGCCGCGATCGAAGCCTTCCGCTATCTCGTCGCCCTGATCAACGACGATCATGTGGCGCCGCCCGCGTCCGACACCAATGACAACGGGGATTTCTCCCGCAACCAATTTCTGGCCGGCAAGATGGCCCTCTTCCAGTCCGGCACCTACAGTCTTGCGCCGGTGGCCCGTGACGCCGGCTTCCGCTGGGGTGTGGCGATGATGCCGGCCGGCCCCAAGGGCCGGGTGAGCGTGACCAATGGTATTGCGGCGGCCGGTAATTCGGCGTCCAAACATCCGGATGCGGTGCGTCGGGTATTGGCGTGGATGGGCAGCAGGACGGGCAACGCATACCTGGGCCGTACCGGGGCGGCAATTCCCGCGGTGCTATCCGCTCAGTCTGTTTACTTCGCCTTTTGGGCCGCCAAGGGCGTCGACGTCACACCCTTCTTCTCGGTGCTGGACGGCCCGCGCATTCCGGCTCCGGGTGGCAGCGGCTTCGCCGCGGGGAACCAGGCCCTGCAACCGTATTTCGACGAAATGTTCCTCGGGCGCGGCGATGTCGCGGCAACCCTGAGACAGGCCCAGGCCGCGGCCAACGCCGCCGCCGACCGCTAG
- a CDS encoding cation-translocating P-type ATPase, which yields MAGVMVPGLTTAQAAERRARGGANRLPASRRPSVARRLLGELTHFFALLLWVAAALAFFAKLPQLSVAIIAVIVLNGVFAMIQQARADRAADRLQEMLPTRITVWRDGGRRVIEAEDVVVDDILLLESGDRVPADAVVLTENRLLVDSSMLTGESEAGAVAEGEALFAGTFVVEGDACARVTAIGERTRVAGIARLTTSTTKPDTPLTRGLRGVVRVTATIAVSVGALFLLLSVLVGNPIQQAFVFAIGVTVALVPEALLPTVTLSLAWGSEQMAKRQILVRNLEAVETLGSTTFICTDKTGTLTRNQMTVVEAWTPAGSLAIEGAGYGPTARLAWSTPDAEDPVRELALAGEQCSTGYAEEVGGQWRAHGDPMEAALDTLARRVGIDTVEDRRTGSAELRFPFDPRLRRMAVVLADKIVVKGAPDIMLGLCGAGPEAHRAMEALTARGLRVLAIAAGPRNGRTPRNQEECAEGLRLLGLVALEDPPRDDVPASLKACRRAGVKVAMVTGDHPATATAIADEVGLRSPGSPVLSGSDLPQDEQHLAALLDRDGAVIARVSPEDKLRIARAIRSRGHVVAMTGDGVNDAPALHEANIGVAMGLSGTDVAREAADLVLLDDSFAGIVAGVEQGRATFVNIRRFLTYHLTDNVAELAPFLVWALSGGLFPLALGVLQIIALDIGTDTLSAVALGAEPPAQHLLEGPPVHGRLMNRTVLRRAFGMLGPLEAVLSLVAFVVSLVALGWRPAHPFPTGHDLAAASGAAFMTVVFAQTANVFACRSSSRWPGALGWLTNRLLVPAALIGLAISLVELWVPPVARLLGQWNPPLWGWLVALAAMPILLAVDALDKHLRGRRQARAICHGTARSAVS from the coding sequence ATGGCCGGTGTCATGGTGCCGGGGCTGACGACGGCGCAAGCCGCCGAGCGGCGTGCGCGGGGTGGCGCCAACAGGCTGCCCGCGTCGAGGCGGCCCTCGGTCGCCCGCCGCCTGCTCGGTGAGCTGACGCACTTCTTCGCCCTGCTGCTCTGGGTGGCCGCGGCGCTGGCCTTCTTCGCGAAGCTTCCCCAACTCAGTGTCGCGATCATCGCGGTGATCGTGCTGAATGGGGTCTTCGCCATGATCCAGCAAGCCCGGGCCGACCGGGCCGCCGATCGGCTCCAGGAGATGCTGCCGACGCGCATCACCGTGTGGCGCGACGGAGGTCGGCGGGTGATCGAGGCCGAGGATGTGGTGGTCGACGACATCCTCCTCCTCGAAAGCGGCGACCGGGTGCCGGCCGACGCGGTGGTGCTCACCGAGAACCGGTTGCTCGTCGACTCGTCCATGCTCACCGGTGAGAGCGAGGCCGGCGCCGTGGCCGAGGGCGAAGCGCTCTTCGCGGGCACCTTTGTCGTCGAGGGCGACGCGTGCGCCCGGGTCACCGCGATCGGCGAACGGACGCGCGTGGCCGGGATCGCGCGCCTGACGACGTCGACGACCAAACCCGACACCCCACTGACCCGCGGACTGCGCGGCGTCGTGCGCGTCACCGCGACGATCGCGGTCAGCGTCGGCGCGCTGTTCCTGCTCCTTTCCGTGCTCGTGGGCAACCCGATCCAGCAGGCCTTCGTGTTCGCGATCGGCGTCACCGTCGCGCTGGTCCCGGAGGCCCTGCTCCCCACGGTGACGCTGTCCCTCGCGTGGGGTTCGGAGCAGATGGCAAAACGGCAGATCCTGGTCCGCAACCTCGAGGCCGTCGAGACGCTCGGGTCCACGACGTTCATCTGCACCGACAAGACGGGCACGCTGACCCGCAACCAGATGACAGTGGTCGAGGCCTGGACGCCCGCCGGTTCTCTGGCCATCGAAGGCGCCGGTTACGGGCCGACGGCCAGGCTGGCGTGGTCCACCCCCGACGCGGAGGACCCGGTGCGGGAGCTCGCCCTGGCCGGGGAACAATGCTCTACCGGGTACGCCGAAGAGGTGGGTGGGCAGTGGCGTGCCCACGGGGACCCCATGGAGGCGGCCCTCGACACCCTCGCCCGGCGAGTCGGCATCGATACGGTCGAGGACCGTCGCACCGGTTCCGCCGAGTTGCGGTTCCCCTTCGACCCCCGGTTGCGTCGCATGGCCGTGGTGCTGGCCGACAAGATCGTGGTGAAAGGGGCACCCGACATCATGCTGGGGCTCTGTGGCGCCGGCCCCGAGGCCCACCGGGCGATGGAAGCCCTGACAGCCCGCGGGCTGCGGGTGCTCGCAATCGCGGCGGGCCCGAGGAACGGTCGCACGCCCCGGAATCAGGAAGAGTGCGCCGAAGGACTGCGGCTGCTTGGCTTGGTTGCGTTGGAGGATCCTCCGCGTGACGATGTCCCGGCGTCGCTGAAGGCCTGCCGCAGGGCTGGAGTGAAGGTGGCGATGGTGACCGGCGACCATCCGGCCACGGCCACCGCGATCGCTGACGAGGTGGGCCTACGCTCCCCCGGCTCACCCGTGCTATCCGGCAGTGATCTGCCCCAGGACGAGCAGCATCTCGCCGCTTTGCTCGACCGCGACGGCGCGGTGATCGCGCGGGTGTCCCCCGAAGACAAGCTCCGCATCGCCCGCGCGATTCGCTCGAGGGGCCACGTCGTCGCAATGACGGGTGACGGCGTCAACGACGCGCCGGCGCTGCATGAGGCCAACATCGGTGTGGCCATGGGCCTGTCGGGGACCGACGTCGCCCGCGAGGCGGCCGACCTGGTGTTGCTCGACGACTCCTTTGCCGGCATCGTCGCCGGCGTCGAGCAGGGTCGCGCGACCTTCGTCAACATCCGGCGGTTCCTGACCTACCACCTGACCGACAACGTCGCCGAGCTCGCACCGTTCCTCGTCTGGGCGCTCTCGGGCGGCCTGTTCCCTCTTGCCCTTGGCGTCCTGCAAATCATCGCGCTGGACATCGGCACCGACACGCTGTCCGCGGTCGCCCTCGGCGCGGAGCCGCCCGCGCAGCACCTTCTCGAGGGACCGCCGGTTCATGGCCGGCTGATGAATCGCACGGTGTTGCGCCGGGCGTTCGGGATGCTGGGCCCACTCGAGGCCGTCCTCAGCCTCGTTGCTTTCGTGGTGTCCCTCGTGGCACTTGGCTGGCGTCCCGCGCATCCGTTTCCCACCGGGCACGACCTGGCGGCCGCATCCGGCGCGGCCTTCATGACCGTCGTCTTCGCCCAGACGGCGAACGTCTTCGCCTGCCGGTCCTCCTCGCGCTGGCCCGGCGCGCTGGGCTGGCTCACCAATCGGCTCTTGGTGCCGGCGGCGCTGATCGGGCTGGCCATCTCACTGGTCGAACTGTGGGTGCCACCCGTCGCGAGGCTGCTTGGCCAGTGGAATCCGCCCCTGTGGGGATGGTTAGTCGCGCTCGCCGCGATGCCGATCCTGCTCGCCGTCGATGCCCTGGACAAGCACCTGCGGGGGCGTCGCCAGGCGAGGGCGATCTGCCACGGCACCGCCCGCTCCGCCGTCAGCTGA
- a CDS encoding amino acid permease, producing the protein MPATSISLREQMLRRRPVSGAPVACGAAGHLKRSFGAFQLTMFGVGSTIGTGIFFVLSQAVPEAGPGVIVSFIVAGLAAGFAAICYAELASAVPVSGSAYSYAFTTLGEAVAMGVAACLLLEYGVATAAVAVGWSGYVNKLLENLFGLHVPQAVSAAPWDSHPGYVNLPAVILIAMCALLLIRGASESATVNAIMVLIKLGVLAMFVIIALSAYDADHLKDFAPFGVAGIGSAAGTIFFSFIGLDAVSTAGDEVRNPQQTMPRAIVAALVIVTGVYVLVALAALGTQPWQDFAAQEEAGLATILDNVTHGRWASTILAAGAVISIFTVTLVTMYGQTRILFAMGRDGLLPARFAAVNPLTMTPVTNTVIVAIAASTLAAFVPLDNLADMVSIGTLTAFIVVSAGVIVLRVREPELPRAFRVPGYPVTPVLSMLACGYILASLHWYTWIAFGGWVAVALVFYLLWGRHHSALNGPLNHPPKENP; encoded by the coding sequence AGCCTGAGAGAGCAGATGTTGCGGCGCCGCCCGGTGAGCGGCGCGCCCGTCGCGTGCGGGGCCGCAGGGCACCTCAAGCGAAGTTTCGGCGCATTCCAGCTGACGATGTTCGGGGTCGGCTCGACCATCGGCACCGGCATCTTCTTCGTGCTGTCGCAGGCGGTGCCGGAAGCCGGGCCCGGCGTGATCGTGTCGTTCATCGTCGCCGGCCTCGCGGCCGGCTTCGCGGCTATCTGCTACGCCGAATTGGCGTCCGCCGTGCCCGTTTCGGGTTCGGCGTACTCGTACGCGTTCACCACGCTGGGTGAAGCGGTCGCGATGGGTGTGGCAGCATGCCTGCTGTTGGAGTACGGGGTGGCCACAGCCGCGGTGGCGGTGGGCTGGAGCGGCTACGTCAACAAGCTGCTGGAGAACCTGTTCGGGCTTCACGTGCCGCAGGCGGTGTCGGCCGCGCCCTGGGACTCGCATCCGGGATATGTAAACCTGCCGGCGGTCATCCTGATCGCGATGTGCGCCCTGCTGCTGATCCGGGGTGCCAGCGAATCGGCGACGGTCAACGCGATCATGGTGCTGATCAAGCTCGGCGTGCTGGCGATGTTCGTGATCATCGCGCTCAGCGCCTACGATGCCGACCACCTCAAGGACTTCGCCCCCTTCGGCGTCGCCGGTATCGGGTCGGCGGCCGGGACCATCTTCTTCTCGTTCATCGGCCTTGACGCGGTGTCGACCGCCGGCGACGAGGTGCGCAACCCGCAGCAGACCATGCCCCGCGCAATAGTCGCGGCGCTGGTGATCGTCACCGGCGTGTACGTCCTCGTGGCGCTGGCCGCACTCGGCACCCAGCCGTGGCAGGACTTCGCCGCGCAGGAGGAGGCCGGACTGGCCACGATCCTCGACAACGTCACGCACGGCCGGTGGGCCAGCACCATCCTGGCCGCCGGCGCGGTGATCTCCATCTTCACCGTCACGCTGGTCACCATGTATGGCCAGACCCGCATCCTGTTCGCGATGGGCCGCGACGGGCTGCTGCCGGCGCGGTTCGCCGCGGTGAACCCGCTCACGATGACCCCGGTGACCAACACGGTGATCGTCGCGATCGCCGCGTCGACCTTGGCCGCCTTCGTACCGCTCGACAATCTGGCGGACATGGTGTCCATCGGCACACTCACCGCGTTCATCGTGGTATCCGCCGGGGTGATCGTCCTGCGGGTGCGCGAACCCGAACTGCCGCGCGCGTTCAGGGTGCCCGGTTACCCTGTCACGCCTGTCCTTTCGATGCTGGCCTGCGGGTACATCCTCGCCAGCCTGCATTGGTACACCTGGATCGCGTTCGGTGGATGGGTTGCGGTGGCGCTGGTCTTCTACCTGTTATGGGGTCGCCATCACAGCGCGCTCAACGGGCCGCTCAACCATCCGCCCAAGGAGAACCCGTGA
- a CDS encoding TldD/PmbA family protein: protein MTPNQGIDADFLDLPRHQLADAALSAAIAAGASYADLRVHRISTEVIQLRDGELETAVINREVGLAVRVIVAGTWGFASHAELAAHVAAATARRAVQVATILAALNTERVKLAPEPVYADATWVSNYQIDPFGMPVADKIAVLQEYSGRLLGADGIDHVSAGLTAVKEQTFYADTFGSSITQQRVRVMPSIEAVTVDAEAGSFDSMRTLAPPTARGWEAVAGDEVWNWTDELAEMPSLLAEKVKAPSVMPGPTDLVIDPTNLWLTIHESIGHATEYDRAIGYEAAYAGTSFATPDKLGTMRYGSPVMNVTADRTVEFGLATVGYDDEGVAAQSWDLVRDGVFVGYQLDRVFAHRLGEPRSNGCSYADSPHHVPIQRMANVSLQPGTDDLGTADLIARVDDGIYVVGDKSWSIDMQRYNFQFTGQRFFRIRDGRLYGQLRDVAYQATTTDFWNSMEAVGGPSTWRLGGAMNCGKAQPGQVAAVSHGCPSALFRGVNVLNTRTEGGR, encoded by the coding sequence GTGACACCCAACCAGGGGATCGATGCCGACTTCCTGGACCTGCCGCGCCACCAATTGGCCGATGCCGCGTTATCGGCGGCTATCGCGGCCGGTGCCAGCTACGCCGACCTGCGGGTTCACCGCATCAGCACCGAGGTCATCCAGCTGCGCGACGGCGAGCTGGAGACCGCGGTCATCAACCGCGAAGTGGGGTTGGCAGTGCGGGTGATCGTCGCGGGTACCTGGGGATTCGCCTCCCACGCCGAGCTGGCGGCGCACGTCGCGGCCGCCACCGCTCGCCGCGCGGTCCAGGTGGCGACCATACTGGCGGCGCTGAACACCGAGCGCGTCAAACTGGCGCCCGAGCCGGTGTACGCCGACGCCACCTGGGTGTCGAACTACCAGATCGACCCGTTCGGCATGCCGGTAGCGGACAAAATCGCGGTGCTTCAGGAGTACTCCGGGCGCTTGCTGGGCGCCGACGGCATCGACCACGTGTCGGCCGGACTCACGGCCGTCAAGGAGCAGACGTTCTACGCCGACACCTTCGGCTCGTCGATCACCCAGCAGCGGGTGCGGGTGATGCCGTCCATCGAGGCGGTGACCGTCGACGCCGAAGCGGGCAGTTTCGATTCGATGCGCACACTGGCGCCGCCGACCGCCCGCGGCTGGGAAGCCGTCGCCGGCGACGAGGTGTGGAACTGGACCGATGAACTAGCCGAGATGCCGTCCTTGCTCGCCGAGAAGGTCAAGGCGCCCAGCGTGATGCCCGGGCCCACGGATCTGGTGATCGACCCTACCAACCTGTGGCTGACCATTCACGAATCTATAGGCCACGCAACCGAATACGATCGTGCTATCGGCTACGAGGCCGCCTACGCCGGAACCTCGTTCGCCACCCCCGACAAACTCGGCACGATGCGGTACGGCTCGCCGGTGATGAACGTGACCGCGGACCGCACCGTCGAATTCGGCTTGGCCACCGTCGGTTACGACGACGAAGGCGTGGCCGCGCAAAGCTGGGATCTGGTGCGTGACGGGGTGTTCGTCGGCTATCAACTCGACCGGGTGTTCGCCCATCGGCTGGGCGAGCCGCGCTCCAACGGGTGCTCATATGCCGACTCGCCACACCATGTCCCGATCCAGCGGATGGCCAACGTATCGCTGCAACCGGGCACCGACGACCTCGGCACCGCGGACCTGATCGCCCGTGTCGACGACGGCATCTACGTCGTCGGCGACAAGTCATGGTCGATCGACATGCAGCGCTACAACTTTCAGTTCACCGGCCAGCGATTCTTCCGCATCCGGGACGGCCGCCTGTACGGACAGTTGCGCGATGTCGCGTACCAGGCCACAACCACCGACTTCTGGAATTCCATGGAAGCTGTGGGCGGCCCGTCGACCTGGCGGCTGGGCGGCGCGATGAACTGCGGCAAGGCCCAGCCCGGCCAGGTGGCCGCCGTCAGCCACGGCTGTCCGTCGGCGTTGTTCCGGGGCGTCAACGTGCTCAACACCCGTACCGAGGGCGGCCGATGA
- a CDS encoding universal stress protein → MTVVVGYRAGKIGLSGLQLAVRAARTLRTSLTVATIVGKPWLTPPLAEYQHWADQLAADSATEARRYLRELADGVDVTYQHRAHRSVSGGLIEVVEETDAEVLVLGSLPGALPGLGALPGRGGVVIGSTAGRLLHSSPVPVAISPSGYRAHTGSFTRLTCAYAATAESIGVLRRCIDFAEEVQLPVRVITFAVRGRTMYPPEVGLDAEDSILDAWATQAREILENLKTEGIVGENVVLQVVTGNSWEEALHAAEWDDGEILALGTSPGGEIRRVFLGSRATKIIRHSPIPVLVLPG, encoded by the coding sequence GTGACCGTGGTCGTCGGGTACCGCGCCGGCAAGATCGGGCTGTCGGGATTGCAGCTGGCGGTGCGCGCGGCGCGGACGCTGCGCACCTCGCTAACCGTGGCGACCATCGTCGGAAAGCCGTGGCTGACACCGCCGTTGGCCGAGTACCAGCACTGGGCGGATCAGCTGGCCGCGGATTCGGCGACGGAGGCCCGACGCTACCTGCGCGAATTGGCCGACGGCGTCGACGTCACTTACCAGCACCGTGCGCACCGATCGGTTTCCGGTGGGCTGATCGAGGTCGTCGAGGAAACCGACGCCGAGGTGCTGGTGCTGGGGTCGCTGCCCGGCGCTCTGCCGGGGCTGGGGGCACTACCCGGTCGCGGGGGAGTGGTGATCGGCTCGACCGCCGGCCGGCTGTTGCACTCGTCGCCCGTGCCGGTGGCGATCAGCCCCAGCGGATACCGTGCCCACACGGGCAGCTTTACCCGGCTCACGTGTGCCTACGCGGCCACCGCGGAGTCGATTGGCGTGCTGCGGCGATGCATCGACTTCGCCGAGGAAGTCCAGTTACCGGTTCGGGTGATCACCTTCGCGGTTCGCGGCCGGACGATGTATCCACCCGAGGTGGGGCTGGATGCCGAGGATTCGATTCTGGATGCATGGGCGACGCAAGCGCGAGAAATCCTGGAAAATTTGAAGACCGAGGGCATCGTCGGCGAAAACGTGGTGCTGCAGGTGGTTACCGGAAACAGCTGGGAGGAGGCACTGCACGCGGCGGAGTGGGATGACGGCGAGATCCTGGCGTTGGGCACATCACCCGGCGGCGAAATTCGCAGAGTATTCCTCGGATCCCGGGCCACCAAGATCATCCGCCACAGCCCGATACCGGTGCTGGTGCTGCCCGGCTAG